From Bradyrhizobium symbiodeficiens, the proteins below share one genomic window:
- a CDS encoding NAD(P)/FAD-dependent oxidoreductase — MRLAVIGTGIAGNAAAWLLSKRYAVTVYEREQRPGGHSHTVRIDYDGEPLDVDVGFIVFNETNYPQLTSLFSHLGVKTVETCMSFALSADQGRFEWRGGGETALQTVCGLFAQPRNLASPSYFRMLAEVARFNRQSVADLSAGRLRDLTLGEYLRGQSFGTRLFSDYLGPMGAAIWSSSSDDILSFPAENFVAFFDNHRLLHLDRPRWRTVEGGSRRYVDKLTASFVHNIRLGCAVTSIDRTGHGVTVRDSHGGEESYDAVVMACHSDQALAALSDADAEERSILGAIRYAPNTIYLHRDPRLMPKRRQAWASWNFLRWQRQTTAQNDVAVTYWMNRLQGIDDRKPLFVSLNPPFEPAAHLTFGKFSFDHPQYDLAAFAAQRRLPAIQGRRRTWFCGAWTGYGFHEDGLQAGISVAEALGSDVPWRLPGPLLAEAAE, encoded by the coding sequence ATGCGTTTGGCCGTAATCGGGACGGGAATTGCCGGCAATGCCGCCGCATGGCTCCTGTCGAAGCGTTACGCCGTCACCGTTTACGAGCGCGAGCAACGGCCGGGGGGACATAGCCACACCGTTCGAATCGACTATGACGGCGAGCCTCTCGACGTCGATGTCGGCTTCATCGTGTTCAACGAGACGAACTATCCGCAATTGACATCGTTGTTCTCCCATCTGGGCGTGAAGACGGTCGAGACCTGCATGAGCTTCGCCCTCTCCGCCGATCAAGGCCGGTTCGAATGGCGGGGTGGCGGCGAGACGGCCTTGCAAACAGTCTGCGGCCTGTTTGCCCAGCCACGCAACCTCGCTTCGCCGTCATATTTTCGCATGCTGGCGGAGGTCGCGCGGTTCAACCGGCAGAGCGTGGCCGATCTAAGTGCCGGCCGGCTGCGCGACCTGACGCTCGGTGAGTATTTGCGCGGGCAATCCTTCGGGACGCGGCTGTTCTCCGACTACCTCGGCCCGATGGGCGCGGCGATCTGGTCGTCCTCGTCCGACGACATTCTGTCCTTTCCGGCGGAGAACTTCGTGGCCTTCTTCGACAACCACCGGCTGTTGCACCTCGATCGGCCGCGCTGGCGGACCGTGGAGGGCGGCAGCCGACGCTATGTCGACAAGCTGACCGCTTCGTTCGTGCACAACATTCGGCTGGGCTGCGCGGTAACGTCGATCGACCGAACCGGGCATGGCGTGACCGTCCGCGACAGTCACGGCGGTGAGGAAAGTTACGATGCCGTCGTGATGGCCTGTCACAGCGATCAGGCCCTGGCGGCGCTGTCGGATGCCGATGCCGAGGAACGTTCCATTCTCGGCGCGATCAGATATGCCCCCAACACCATTTACCTGCACCGTGATCCCCGCCTCATGCCGAAGCGGCGGCAGGCATGGGCGTCCTGGAACTTCCTGCGATGGCAGCGGCAGACGACTGCGCAGAACGACGTCGCGGTGACCTATTGGATGAACAGGCTGCAAGGCATCGACGACCGCAAGCCGTTGTTCGTCAGCCTCAACCCTCCGTTCGAGCCTGCGGCACACCTGACGTTCGGAAAGTTCAGCTTCGACCATCCGCAATACGACCTGGCTGCATTCGCGGCGCAGCGACGGCTGCCCGCCATCCAGGGCCGTCGCCGAACCTGGTTCTGCGGCGCCTGGACCGGCTATGGCTTTCACGAGGACGGCTTGCAGGCCGGCATCTCCGTTGCCGAGGCGCTTGGCAGCGACGTTCCGTGGCGCCTGCCGGGGCCGTTGCTGGCCGAGGCTGCCGAGTAA
- a CDS encoding DUF1365 domain-containing protein, producing the protein MVQPQPARVEDATAPAALYWGKVMHARWRPVQHRFTYRVMSLLIDLDRLNEADRQSRLFGVNRSAAFSFHERDHGEGTSAGLSQHVRRLAAQRGIDLAGGRVLLLCYPRVLGYVFNPLSVYFCYGATGAPALLIYEVRNTFGEMHSYALPVREAAAGCAIRQTQPKEFYVSPFMEMETRYSFSVSPPQQDVKVRILQSNGQGAMFAAAFSGRRRALTSRSMIAALVGLPFLTFKIIAAIHWEAMRLWLKGVPYVPRLKQREI; encoded by the coding sequence ATGGTCCAACCCCAACCAGCCAGAGTGGAGGATGCAACGGCGCCCGCTGCGCTCTATTGGGGAAAAGTCATGCACGCGCGATGGCGGCCCGTGCAGCACAGGTTCACCTACCGCGTGATGAGCCTGCTGATCGACCTCGACCGGTTGAACGAAGCCGATCGCCAATCCCGGCTGTTCGGCGTCAATCGCTCGGCGGCTTTCAGCTTCCACGAGCGCGATCACGGCGAAGGCACCAGCGCGGGCCTCAGCCAACACGTCCGGCGCCTCGCAGCGCAACGCGGCATCGACCTCGCCGGAGGCCGCGTACTTCTTCTCTGTTATCCCAGGGTTCTCGGCTACGTGTTCAATCCGCTTTCGGTCTATTTTTGCTACGGCGCCACCGGCGCTCCTGCCCTACTGATCTACGAAGTCCGCAACACCTTCGGCGAAATGCATTCCTACGCCCTGCCGGTGCGGGAGGCCGCCGCGGGCTGCGCCATCCGGCAGACCCAGCCGAAGGAGTTTTACGTCTCGCCCTTCATGGAGATGGAAACACGTTACAGTTTCAGCGTTTCTCCACCGCAGCAGGACGTCAAAGTCAGGATCCTGCAGAGTAACGGGCAGGGCGCGATGTTTGCGGCAGCATTCTCCGGACGACGTCGGGCCCTGACCAGCCGCTCGATGATCGCGGCGTTGGTCGGCCTGCCCTTCCTGACGTTCAAGATCATCGCAGCCATTCACTGGGAGGCGATGCGGCTCTGGCTGAAAGGTGTTCCCTACGTGCCTCGTTTGAAACAACGTGAGATCTAG
- a CDS encoding SAM-dependent methyltransferase: MDLAATHQPMQFDGVPFFGRLALRLASQLRCGTVHVRLPDHRMVTLRGQLQGPSATIELNNYRFARSLVIGGDIGMAEAYIRGDWTTPDLAQLLYVLCLNEDLVDNAFAGNMLVRLCRRAVHLLRRNTRQGSRHNIHRHYDLGNEFFAAWLDSSMTYSSALFPAETADLPAAQRHKYEQLAQAIELQPGQSVLEIGCGWGGFAEFAAKTYDASVLALTISREQHEFARRRIHEAGLAEKVDVRLQDYRDQDGRFDRIASIEMIEAVGEQFWPAYFNQLNQRLKPGGLAGIQAITVSDELFGSYRQRVDFIQRYIFPGGMLPSTNILRALGERFEMPVIRERVFGQDYARTLALWRDNFSQAWTDLTALGFDEPFRRLWEYYLCYCEAGFRAGKIDVGQLVFARRG, encoded by the coding sequence ATGGACCTCGCAGCCACCCATCAGCCCATGCAATTCGATGGCGTCCCGTTCTTTGGCCGCCTGGCTCTGCGCCTGGCATCGCAACTTCGGTGCGGCACCGTTCACGTGCGCCTGCCCGACCACAGGATGGTGACCTTGCGTGGCCAGCTCCAGGGTCCCTCTGCCACGATCGAATTGAATAATTACAGGTTCGCGCGCAGCCTCGTCATCGGCGGCGATATCGGCATGGCCGAGGCCTATATTCGCGGCGACTGGACCACGCCCGATCTCGCCCAGCTTCTCTACGTGCTCTGTCTCAACGAAGATCTGGTCGACAACGCCTTTGCCGGCAACATGCTGGTCCGGCTGTGCCGGCGAGCAGTCCATCTCCTGCGCCGCAACACAAGGCAGGGATCGCGGCACAACATCCACCGTCATTACGATCTCGGCAACGAGTTCTTCGCGGCGTGGCTCGATTCCAGCATGACCTATTCATCGGCCTTGTTTCCGGCCGAGACAGCCGACCTTCCCGCCGCACAACGACACAAATACGAGCAGCTGGCGCAGGCCATCGAGTTGCAGCCCGGTCAGAGCGTGCTCGAAATCGGATGCGGCTGGGGCGGCTTCGCCGAATTCGCCGCCAAGACCTACGACGCCAGCGTGCTCGCCCTCACCATCAGCAGAGAGCAGCATGAATTTGCCCGTCGGCGAATCCACGAAGCCGGGCTGGCCGAGAAGGTTGACGTGCGACTGCAGGACTATCGCGACCAGGACGGCCGCTTCGACCGCATCGCCTCGATCGAGATGATCGAGGCCGTCGGCGAGCAGTTCTGGCCGGCCTATTTCAATCAGCTGAACCAGCGGCTCAAGCCCGGCGGCTTGGCCGGCATCCAGGCCATCACCGTCAGCGACGAACTCTTCGGCAGCTATCGGCAGCGCGTGGACTTCATCCAGCGCTACATCTTTCCAGGCGGCATGCTGCCGTCGACGAACATCCTGCGCGCGCTCGGCGAACGCTTCGAGATGCCCGTCATCCGCGAGCGCGTCTTCGGGCAGGACTACGCCAGGACACTCGCCCTCTGGCGCGACAATTTCAGCCAGGCCTGGACCGACCTGACCGCGCTCGGATTCGACGAGCCGTTTCGGCGGCTGTGGGAATATTACCTGTGCTACTGCGAGGCTGGGTTCAGGGCGGGGAAGATCGACGTCGGGCAGTTGGTGTTTGCGCGGAGGGGGTGA
- a CDS encoding LysR family transcriptional regulator: MNLKQLLHFQNVATHGCITTAAARGNIAQSALSSQIAALEADLGVQLLFRHARGVTLTPCGEILLDHARQIRAQFELARREVRDAADVAGEVTIGIPVSMASVLTLPLLQALEVEFLGAQVHVFEGLTGDLRGWLRSGKIDTGILYGDDQADGLSLTGLAEDELVLFGRVGEEAAGRQSIAFEELLRWIIYTTDGEHPVRPLLSKTAKAHHLALKFGAQINSVGQLKALAREGRGHTILPRVALATEEPTERAQILAIEPSIKLRSYVATRNNPSRLVRKVGDLLRDVVERLIRSGYWPGARLLQADALSGTIDRSLPT; the protein is encoded by the coding sequence ATGAATCTCAAACAACTCCTGCATTTTCAGAATGTTGCGACTCATGGATGCATCACGACCGCCGCTGCACGTGGCAACATCGCCCAGTCGGCGCTTTCGAGCCAGATTGCGGCCCTGGAGGCCGATCTGGGGGTACAGCTCCTTTTCCGCCACGCGCGCGGCGTGACGTTGACACCCTGCGGCGAGATCCTCCTGGATCATGCCCGGCAGATACGTGCCCAATTCGAACTGGCCCGCCGGGAGGTTCGAGATGCTGCCGACGTGGCGGGGGAAGTCACCATCGGTATCCCCGTCAGCATGGCCTCGGTGCTGACGCTACCGCTGCTGCAGGCCCTTGAGGTCGAATTCCTTGGCGCGCAGGTCCATGTGTTCGAAGGCCTGACAGGTGACCTGCGCGGCTGGCTCCGGTCGGGCAAGATCGACACTGGCATCCTGTATGGCGATGACCAGGCCGATGGCCTGTCGCTGACCGGGCTCGCCGAGGATGAACTGGTGTTGTTCGGGCGAGTTGGCGAAGAAGCGGCGGGGCGTCAAAGCATTGCATTTGAGGAGCTCCTCCGCTGGATCATCTACACCACCGATGGCGAGCACCCGGTGCGCCCTTTGTTGAGCAAGACCGCAAAGGCTCATCATCTCGCGCTGAAATTCGGGGCCCAGATCAATTCCGTCGGGCAGCTCAAAGCCCTCGCGCGCGAAGGCCGCGGTCACACCATTCTCCCGCGCGTAGCGCTCGCAACGGAAGAACCGACGGAACGCGCGCAAATTCTGGCGATCGAGCCCTCGATCAAATTGCGCAGCTACGTCGCCACCAGGAACAATCCCAGCCGCCTGGTTCGCAAGGTTGGAGATCTCCTGCGCGACGTTGTCGAACGTCTCATTCGCAGCGGGTATTGGCCGGGAGCACGTCTGCTGCAGGCGGATGCCTTATCCGGGACTATTGATCGCTCCTTGCCGACGTGA
- a CDS encoding ABC transporter substrate-binding protein — MTSRNGDGRWSRREVAKGLLAAPFVLSTAAKAQSSAKFEFGIAGIDPIYSAPYIAFKKGYFKEAGIDVGYLNSQSGPRTKQILTAGQVLVGCSGVNDALATTVAGKPTTVVFGLDRRITYANILIRKEDAGKFKSVADLSGQRLAVTQLQSATWLMAVFIAEKGGAKDVDIRGLGDFATMLGALKSKQVAATIATSAMLEQMKGEDWAVPLFSIGDDASWKSTFGGDVPGIGCYVLQEQIDKNPAAIQAAVTGLVRAQNLINSSSPEQLTELLHEDYMNSLPKETVKSGLTFYKQNVFSPDNIISEDSYALLANIIKDRQFTPDQMAKIPYKAAINMDFVRKARAA; from the coding sequence ATGACGAGCAGAAATGGTGACGGTCGGTGGAGCCGTCGCGAAGTCGCCAAAGGGTTGCTCGCGGCACCCTTCGTTCTGTCCACCGCAGCCAAAGCACAGTCCTCCGCGAAGTTCGAATTCGGCATTGCCGGCATCGACCCCATCTACAGTGCGCCGTACATCGCGTTCAAAAAGGGGTACTTCAAGGAAGCGGGCATCGATGTGGGCTACCTGAATTCCCAGAGCGGGCCTCGCACCAAGCAGATCCTCACGGCCGGGCAGGTGCTGGTGGGATGCAGCGGCGTCAATGACGCCCTCGCCACCACCGTTGCCGGCAAGCCCACCACGGTCGTGTTCGGGCTCGATCGCAGAATTACCTACGCGAACATCCTGATCCGCAAGGAAGACGCCGGCAAGTTCAAGTCGGTCGCCGACCTCAGTGGTCAGCGACTGGCCGTGACCCAACTCCAATCGGCCACCTGGCTGATGGCCGTCTTCATCGCCGAGAAGGGCGGCGCCAAGGATGTCGATATCCGCGGCCTCGGCGACTTTGCGACCATGCTCGGTGCGCTGAAATCGAAGCAGGTGGCCGCGACGATCGCGACGTCAGCCATGCTCGAACAGATGAAGGGCGAGGACTGGGCGGTGCCGCTGTTCAGCATCGGCGACGATGCCAGCTGGAAATCGACCTTCGGTGGCGATGTCCCGGGCATCGGCTGCTATGTCCTGCAGGAACAGATCGACAAGAATCCGGCAGCGATCCAGGCGGCCGTCACCGGCCTTGTGAGGGCACAGAACCTCATCAATTCAAGTTCGCCCGAGCAACTCACCGAGTTGCTGCATGAAGACTACATGAACTCGCTGCCGAAGGAGACCGTCAAGAGCGGCCTGACCTTCTACAAGCAGAACGTCTTTTCGCCGGACAACATCATTTCCGAGGACAGCTACGCGCTTCTCGCCAACATCATCAAGGACCGTCAGTTCACGCCCGATCAGATGGCGAAGATTCCGTACAAGGCGGCGATCAACATGGATTTCGTTCGCAAGGCGCGCGCGGCATGA
- a CDS encoding ABC transporter ATP-binding protein: MSAMIELRHVGKSFENKSGEIVKAVGDVSLTVEKGEFVCIVGPSGCGKSTILNMIAGFMPPTGGEVYVDGARVDRDVPASLGYIFQKDTVLPWYTVRQNVGLGLKFAGAARPDTNKKIDRLLRLAHLSNFSEAYPHQLSGGMRRRVALCMSLAVDPKILLLDEPFGALDTHTKTHLHSELLEIWRELGQTIVMITHDLDEAVTLASRVIVLSTPPSRILLEEVIDIPYPRDVFELRQSSQFTSHSQRVWKVLGNQFRAAA; the protein is encoded by the coding sequence ATGAGCGCGATGATCGAGCTTCGTCACGTCGGCAAGTCGTTCGAGAACAAGAGCGGCGAGATCGTGAAGGCCGTAGGCGACGTCTCCCTGACCGTCGAGAAGGGAGAGTTCGTCTGCATCGTTGGACCGTCCGGCTGCGGCAAGAGCACGATCCTCAACATGATCGCCGGCTTCATGCCGCCGACCGGCGGCGAGGTCTATGTCGACGGCGCGCGCGTCGATCGCGACGTGCCGGCGTCGCTGGGATACATCTTCCAGAAGGACACGGTGCTGCCCTGGTACACAGTGCGGCAGAATGTCGGTCTCGGCCTCAAATTCGCCGGCGCGGCCAGGCCGGATACCAACAAGAAGATCGACCGGCTGCTGCGGCTCGCGCATCTCAGCAATTTTTCGGAAGCCTATCCGCATCAGCTTTCCGGCGGCATGCGCCGCCGGGTCGCGCTTTGCATGAGTCTCGCGGTGGATCCGAAGATCCTGCTGCTCGACGAGCCGTTTGGCGCCCTCGATACGCATACGAAAACGCATCTGCACAGCGAGCTGCTCGAGATCTGGCGCGAGCTCGGCCAGACCATCGTGATGATCACCCATGATCTCGACGAGGCGGTCACGCTCGCCAGCCGCGTCATCGTTCTGTCGACGCCGCCCAGCCGCATCCTGCTCGAAGAGGTCATCGACATTCCCTATCCGCGCGACGTCTTCGAGTTACGGCAATCGAGCCAATTCACCTCTCATAGCCAGCGCGTCTGGAAGGTGCTCGGCAACCAGTTCAGGGCGGCAGCATGA
- a CDS encoding ABC transporter permease, translated as MSSDQVQIAGPEVSAGRASGMQPRRRSAGGLRITLTQVLILAVMLGVWEALTRITWFQQNTIFDPFFISRPSLIGARIWQWMQPGKNAIWPHLASTLYATGLGLLVGTASGFAVGVMLAQSRFWAKVLNPFIVSMNSMPRIAFVPLITMLFGLGLASKVVTAWFMVFFLVFFNTYKGANSVEQELVNFCRTLGGRHSQILWRVRIPTAAAWTFASLPNAISFALIGVVLAEFVGSTTGVGYLLTTALATLNATDMFASIVILSMVGVGLVYLISAVERRLLHWSSEFRND; from the coding sequence ATGAGCAGCGACCAGGTGCAAATCGCCGGCCCGGAGGTTTCTGCGGGCCGCGCATCCGGGATGCAGCCGCGACGTCGTTCGGCCGGCGGCTTGCGGATCACGCTCACGCAAGTTCTTATCTTGGCCGTGATGCTCGGAGTCTGGGAGGCGCTGACGCGCATCACCTGGTTTCAGCAGAATACGATCTTCGATCCGTTCTTTATCAGCCGGCCCTCGCTGATCGGCGCGCGCATCTGGCAGTGGATGCAGCCGGGCAAGAACGCCATCTGGCCCCATCTGGCGTCGACACTCTATGCCACCGGCCTGGGTCTGCTGGTCGGCACCGCGTCCGGCTTCGCCGTCGGCGTGATGCTCGCCCAGAGCCGGTTCTGGGCAAAGGTGCTCAACCCCTTCATCGTCTCGATGAACTCGATGCCGCGCATCGCCTTCGTGCCGCTGATCACGATGCTGTTCGGCCTGGGTCTCGCCTCGAAGGTCGTGACCGCCTGGTTCATGGTGTTCTTCCTCGTCTTCTTCAATACCTACAAGGGTGCGAACAGCGTCGAGCAGGAACTGGTGAATTTCTGCCGGACGCTCGGCGGCCGACATTCGCAGATCCTCTGGCGCGTGCGCATTCCGACGGCGGCGGCATGGACCTTCGCATCGCTCCCCAATGCGATCAGCTTCGCACTGATCGGCGTGGTGCTTGCCGAGTTCGTGGGATCGACGACCGGCGTCGGCTATCTTCTGACGACGGCTCTGGCGACGCTCAATGCGACAGACATGTTCGCCTCGATCGTTATCCTGAGCATGGTCGGCGTGGGTCTCGTATATCTGATCAGCGCGGTCGAGCGACGACTGCTGCATTGGTCGTCCGAATTCCGCAACGATTGA
- a CDS encoding molybdopterin oxidoreductase family protein, producing the protein MSSTRIGRVRGSAENSYTSGVCCTKVSRYAERVHHPDRLAQPMRRVGTKGSGEFAPISWDDALDEIANRFTRATQNHGSEAVWPYHSGGNMGVIQRWGLDRLRHAFRYSRQQTTICVTPAESGWKAGIGELRGCDPREMVEADLILMWGGNPVSTQVNAMTHIARARKRGAKLIVVDVYRTPTIAAADIAVIVRPGTDAALALGMMHVLLKEGFADEAYLTRLTDFDGDVRRHIESWPPERAAQVTGVDVAQIVDIARLYGQTKRSFLRLGFGFTRSRNGAASMHAVSCLPAITGSWQHKGGGAFFLALDNWRLDTTLAHGLDMRDPHTRILDQSRIGAILTGDPVALKDGPPVAAMIMQNANSANVAPDSRKVAQGLGREDLFLCVHEQFMTPTARYADIVLPAAMFLEADDIYYGLGHTYITAGPRVLDRYRESWTNHEVVCGIARRLGSDHPSFRMSAFDLIDKTLIASGRGTAAEAFDTGWVECAEPFDDAHFTDRFPTADGKFHFKPDWAAIGPYGHGMRPLPDFMENYEVADSEHPFRLVAPPARTFLNTTFTEIESSRKREGAPHVIIHPEDAARQGVADADIVQIGNRRGRLELPAKIDQSGRPGVVIVEGIWPNTDFSGGLGVNQLIGDDPVPPNGGSAFHDTAVWMRRLSQDAVIENG; encoded by the coding sequence TTGTCGTCGACCAGAATCGGACGCGTTCGCGGCAGCGCCGAGAACAGCTATACGTCGGGCGTCTGCTGCACCAAGGTGTCGCGCTATGCCGAACGCGTGCATCATCCCGACCGGCTTGCGCAGCCGATGCGGCGCGTGGGCACCAAGGGATCGGGTGAATTTGCGCCGATCAGCTGGGACGATGCGCTCGACGAGATTGCGAACCGGTTCACCCGCGCGACACAGAACCATGGATCCGAAGCTGTCTGGCCCTATCATTCGGGTGGCAATATGGGTGTCATCCAGCGCTGGGGTCTCGACCGGCTGCGGCACGCCTTCCGCTATTCGCGTCAGCAGACCACGATCTGCGTGACGCCGGCAGAGTCGGGCTGGAAGGCCGGCATCGGCGAATTGCGCGGCTGCGACCCGCGCGAGATGGTCGAGGCCGATCTGATCCTGATGTGGGGCGGCAATCCCGTCTCCACCCAGGTCAACGCGATGACCCACATCGCGCGGGCGCGCAAGCGCGGTGCGAAACTGATCGTGGTGGACGTCTATCGGACGCCGACCATCGCTGCGGCGGATATCGCCGTCATCGTCCGCCCCGGCACGGATGCCGCCCTCGCGCTCGGCATGATGCACGTCCTCTTGAAAGAGGGATTTGCGGATGAGGCCTATCTCACGCGCCTGACGGATTTCGACGGCGACGTGCGGCGTCACATCGAGAGCTGGCCACCGGAGCGGGCGGCGCAGGTGACCGGCGTCGATGTCGCGCAGATCGTCGACATCGCGCGGCTTTACGGGCAGACCAAGCGCAGCTTCCTGCGACTCGGCTTCGGCTTCACCCGCTCGCGCAACGGCGCCGCCAGCATGCACGCGGTTTCCTGCCTGCCGGCGATCACGGGCTCCTGGCAGCACAAGGGCGGCGGCGCTTTCTTTCTCGCGCTCGACAACTGGCGCCTCGATACGACGTTGGCGCATGGTCTCGACATGCGCGATCCCCACACCCGCATACTCGACCAGTCGCGCATCGGCGCAATCCTGACCGGCGACCCGGTCGCCCTCAAGGACGGGCCGCCGGTCGCCGCGATGATCATGCAGAATGCGAACTCGGCCAATGTGGCCCCGGACAGTCGCAAGGTGGCTCAAGGGCTTGGCCGGGAAGACCTGTTCCTTTGCGTGCACGAGCAGTTCATGACGCCGACGGCTCGCTATGCCGATATCGTCCTGCCGGCGGCGATGTTTCTCGAAGCGGACGACATCTACTACGGCCTTGGGCACACCTACATTACCGCGGGCCCGCGCGTTCTCGACCGCTATCGAGAGAGCTGGACCAATCACGAAGTGGTCTGTGGCATCGCGCGGCGGCTGGGATCGGATCATCCGAGCTTTCGAATGAGCGCGTTCGATCTGATCGACAAGACGCTCATTGCGTCGGGGCGGGGAACGGCGGCGGAGGCCTTCGACACCGGCTGGGTGGAATGCGCCGAACCGTTCGACGACGCTCATTTCACCGATCGTTTCCCGACCGCGGACGGCAAATTCCATTTCAAGCCGGATTGGGCCGCGATCGGTCCGTACGGTCATGGCATGCGACCGTTGCCGGACTTCATGGAGAACTATGAAGTTGCCGACAGCGAGCACCCGTTCCGCCTCGTTGCGCCGCCGGCGCGGACCTTCCTCAACACCACCTTCACGGAAATCGAGAGCTCACGGAAACGCGAAGGTGCGCCTCACGTGATCATCCACCCTGAAGATGCCGCGCGCCAAGGCGTGGCCGATGCCGACATCGTGCAGATCGGCAATCGTCGCGGTCGGCTCGAACTGCCGGCGAAAATCGACCAGAGCGGTCGTCCCGGGGTCGTGATTGTCGAAGGAATCTGGCCGAATACGGATTTCTCGGGAGGACTTGGCGTCAACCAACTGATCGGCGACGATCCGGTGCCGCCAAACGGCGGAAGCGCCTTCCATGATACGGCCGTCTGGATGCGGCGGCTAAGTCAGGATGCGGTGATCGAAAATGGGTGA
- the yacG gene encoding DNA gyrase inhibitor YacG gives MDDHVKKPASPLRTCPICGKPQSEATRPFCSPRCRDVDLNRWLKGSYVIPGRDDDVDDLE, from the coding sequence ATGGACGACCACGTCAAAAAGCCCGCCAGCCCGCTCAGAACCTGCCCGATCTGCGGCAAGCCGCAGTCCGAGGCCACCCGCCCATTCTGCTCCCCGCGCTGCCGCGACGTCGATTTGAACCGCTGGCTGAAAGGCTCCTACGTCATCCCCGGCCGCGACGACGACGTCGACGACCTCGAATAA
- a CDS encoding Maf-like protein — translation MLGRPKFVLASGSPRRLSLLNQAGIEPDALRPADVDETPKRGELPRACANRLARAKADAALKSVQLDDELRGAFILAADTVVAVGRRILPKANLVDEAAQCLRLLSGRNHRVYTAITLVTPREAFRQRLVETRVRFKRLSEDDIQAYIGSGEWRGKAGGYAVQGIAGSFVVKMVGSYTNVVGLPLYETTTLLGGEGFPIRFGWLNATAI, via the coding sequence ATGCTTGGCCGCCCCAAATTCGTACTTGCCTCCGGTTCGCCGCGGCGCCTGTCGCTGCTCAACCAGGCCGGCATCGAGCCGGACGCGCTCCGCCCGGCCGACGTCGACGAGACGCCGAAGCGGGGCGAGCTGCCGCGCGCCTGCGCCAATCGTCTTGCGCGGGCCAAGGCCGATGCGGCGCTGAAATCGGTGCAGCTCGACGACGAGCTGCGCGGCGCCTTCATCCTCGCCGCCGACACGGTGGTGGCAGTCGGCCGCCGGATCCTGCCCAAGGCCAATCTCGTGGACGAAGCCGCGCAGTGCCTGCGGCTGCTGTCGGGCCGCAACCACCGCGTCTACACCGCGATCACCCTGGTGACGCCGCGCGAGGCGTTCCGTCAGCGCCTGGTCGAGACCCGCGTCCGCTTCAAGCGCCTCTCGGAGGACGACATCCAGGCCTATATCGGCTCCGGCGAATGGCGCGGCAAAGCCGGCGGCTACGCCGTGCAGGGCATCGCCGGCTCCTTCGTGGTGAAGATGGTGGGGTCCTACACCAACGTCGTCGGCCTGCCGCTCTACGAGACCACCACGCTGCTCGGCGGCGAGGGCTTTCCGATCCGCTTCGGCTGGCTCAACGCGACCGCCATTTGA
- a CDS encoding low molecular weight phosphatase family protein — protein MAAPPRASNPQSVLFACAMNSVRSPMAESLLQHMFPQGLYVKSAGTRKGELDPFAVSVMAELGQDISAHKPQTFEELEDWEGLNFDLIITLSPEAHHKALELTRTLAADVEYWPTQDPTTIEGSRDQKLAAYRDVCDQLLMRIRRRFAKLGSAPV, from the coding sequence ATGGCTGCGCCTCCACGCGCAAGCAATCCGCAGTCCGTGCTATTCGCCTGCGCGATGAACAGCGTGCGCTCGCCGATGGCCGAGAGCCTGCTGCAGCACATGTTTCCGCAAGGGCTCTACGTGAAGTCGGCGGGAACGCGGAAGGGCGAGCTCGATCCGTTCGCGGTGTCCGTGATGGCCGAGCTCGGCCAGGACATCTCCGCCCACAAGCCGCAGACCTTCGAGGAGCTGGAGGATTGGGAGGGGCTGAATTTCGACCTCATCATCACGCTCTCGCCGGAGGCGCACCACAAGGCGCTGGAGCTGACGCGGACGCTCGCGGCGGATGTCGAATATTGGCCGACGCAGGATCCCACCACCATCGAGGGCAGCCGCGACCAGAAGCTCGCCGCCTATCGCGACGTCTGCGACCAGCTCTTGATGCGCATCCGCAGGCGCTTCGCGAAATTGGGCTCGGCGCCGGTCTGA